From Pagrus major chromosome 2, Pma_NU_1.0, one genomic window encodes:
- the ssr3 gene encoding translocon-associated protein subunit gamma, giving the protein MAPKGSNKQQSEEDLLLQDFSRNLSAKSTALFYGNALIVSAIPIWLFWRIWHMDLVQSAVLYAVMTLVSTYLVAFAYKNVKFVLKHKVAQKREDAVSKEVTRKLSEADNRKMSRKEKDERILWKKNEVADYEATTFSIFYNNTLFLVLVIVASFFLLKNFNPTVNYILSISASSGLIALLSTGSK; this is encoded by the exons ATGGCTCCCAAAGGCAGCAACAAGCAGCAGTCAGAGGAAGACCTTCTCCTCCAGGACTTCAGCAGAAACCTTTCAGCGAAGTCCACCGCTCTGTTTTACGGAAACGCACTCATCGTTTCTGCCATCCCCATCT GGCTCTTTTGGAGGATTTGGCACATGGACCTTGTCCAGTCTGCAGTTCTGTACGCTGTGATGACTCTGGTCAGCACCTACCTGGTGGCCTTTGCCTACAAGAACGTCAAGTTTGTTCTCAAACACAA AGTTGCCCAGAAACGCGAGGATGCCGTTTCCAAGGAGGTAACCAGGAAGCTGTCTGAGGCAGACAACCGCAAGATGTCCCGCAAGGAGAAAGACGAGAG GATCCTGTGGAAGAAGAATGAGGTTGCTGACTACGAGGCCACCACCTTCTCCATCTTCTACAACAACACTCTCTTCTTGGTTCTCGTCATCGTCGCCTCCTTCTTCCTGCTCAAGAACTTCAACCCCACTGT TAACTACATCCTGTCCATCAGTGCCTCCTCAGGACTCATCGCTCTGCTGTCCACAGGCTCCAAGtaa